One Micromonospora craniellae genomic region harbors:
- the rpsL gene encoding 30S ribosomal protein S12 — protein MPTIQQLVRKGRQAKTSKTKTPALKGSPQRRGVCTRVYTTTPKKPNSALRKVARVKLSSQIEVTAYIPGVGHNLQEHSIVLVRGGRVKDLPGVRYKIVRGSLDTQGVRNRKQARSRYGAKKEKS, from the coding sequence GTGCCCACGATCCAGCAGCTGGTCCGCAAGGGCCGCCAGGCCAAGACGAGTAAGACCAAGACCCCGGCGCTGAAGGGATCCCCTCAGCGGCGCGGCGTGTGCACCCGTGTGTACACCACCACCCCGAAGAAGCCGAACTCGGCGCTGCGCAAGGTCGCTCGTGTCAAGCTCAGCAGCCAGATCGAGGTGACCGCCTACATCCCGGGCGTCGGACACAACCTGCAGGAGCACTCGATCGTGCTCGTCCGCGGTGGTCGTGTGAAGGACCTCCCCGGCGTGCGTTACAAGATTGTCCGCGGCTCGCTGGACACCCAGGGTGTCCGTAACCGCAAGCAGGCGCGCAGCCGTTACGGCGCGAAGAAGGAGAAGAGCTGA
- the rpsG gene encoding 30S ribosomal protein S7, with product MPRKGPAPRRPLVADPVYNSPLVTQLVNKILLRGKRQLAERVVYAALEGCREKSGTDPVVTLKRAMDNVKPTLEVRSRRVGGATYQVPVEVRPARATTLGLRWLVTYSRARREKTMVERLMNELLDASNGLGAAVKRREDTHKMAESNKAFAHYRW from the coding sequence ATGCCGCGTAAGGGACCCGCTCCGCGGCGGCCGCTGGTCGCTGACCCGGTGTACAACTCGCCGCTGGTCACCCAGCTGGTGAACAAGATCCTGCTGCGGGGCAAGCGTCAACTCGCCGAGCGCGTCGTGTACGCGGCTCTGGAAGGCTGCCGGGAGAAGTCCGGCACCGACCCGGTCGTCACCCTCAAGCGGGCGATGGACAACGTCAAGCCGACCCTTGAGGTGCGCAGCCGCCGTGTCGGTGGCGCCACCTACCAGGTGCCGGTCGAGGTCCGCCCGGCACGGGCGACCACCCTGGGCCTTCGCTGGCTGGTCACGTACTCCCGCGCCCGGCGCGAGAAGACCATGGTCGAGCGGCTGATGAACGAGCTGCTGGACGCGAGCAACGGCCTCGGTGCCGCCGTCAAGCGGCGCGAGGACACGCACAAGATGGCGGAGTCCAACAAGGCCTTCGCGCACTACCGCTGGTAA
- the fusA gene encoding elongation factor G, giving the protein MAAADALANVRNIGIMAHIDAGKTTTTERILFYTGITYKIGEVHEGAAVMDWMEQEQERGITITSAATKCEWKGHTIQIIDTPGHVDFTVEVERSLRVLDGAVAVYDGVAGVEPQTENVWRQADKYNVPRMCFVNKLDRTGADFFRCVQMMIDRLNATPLVLQIPIGAESDFIGVVDLVEMRALTWRGETQKGEDYAVEEIPADLADSAAEWREKLMETLADVDDSVMEKYLEGEEISVEEIKAAIRRATIGGKANPVLTGTAFKNKGIQPMLDAVVAYLPSPLDIPAIEGTATDGETPMQRKPAVSEPFSGLAFKIQTDKHLGKLTYVRIYSGTLESGSQVVNSTKDRKERIGKIYQMHANKREERSSAQAGDIIAVQGLKQTTTGDTLCDPANPVILESMTFPEPVIEVAIEPKTKADQEKLSTAIQRLAEEDPTFRVKLDDQTGQTVISGMGELHLDILVDRMRREFNVEANIGKPQVAYRETIRRKVDKVEYTHKKQTGGSGQYARVIISLEPLPLGNDAPTYEFANAVTGGRIPREFIPSVDAGAQDAMQYGILAGFPLVGIKLTLLDGQYHEVDSSEMAFKIAGSMVMKEAARKADPALLEPMMAVEVTTPEENMGDVIGDLNSRRGIIQAMEERSGARVVRALVPLSEMFGYVGDLRSKTQGRASYSMQFDSYAEVPASVAKEIIAKATGE; this is encoded by the coding sequence GTGGCCGCCGCAGACGCGCTCGCCAACGTACGCAACATCGGCATCATGGCGCACATCGATGCCGGTAAGACCACTACCACCGAGCGAATCCTGTTCTACACCGGTATCACGTACAAGATCGGTGAGGTCCACGAGGGCGCTGCCGTCATGGACTGGATGGAGCAGGAGCAGGAGCGCGGTATCACCATCACCTCCGCCGCCACGAAGTGCGAGTGGAAGGGCCACACGATCCAGATCATCGACACGCCCGGCCACGTCGACTTCACGGTCGAGGTGGAGCGGTCGCTGCGTGTCCTGGACGGTGCGGTTGCGGTCTACGACGGTGTGGCCGGCGTGGAGCCGCAGACGGAGAACGTCTGGCGTCAGGCGGACAAGTACAACGTCCCCCGGATGTGTTTCGTCAACAAGCTGGACCGTACCGGCGCGGACTTCTTCCGCTGCGTGCAGATGATGATCGACCGGCTGAACGCCACCCCGCTGGTGCTCCAGATCCCGATCGGCGCCGAGAGCGACTTCATCGGTGTGGTCGACCTGGTCGAGATGCGCGCCCTCACCTGGCGTGGCGAGACCCAGAAGGGTGAGGACTACGCGGTCGAGGAGATCCCGGCCGACCTGGCCGACTCCGCCGCCGAGTGGCGCGAGAAGCTGATGGAGACCCTGGCCGACGTGGACGACTCGGTGATGGAGAAGTACCTGGAAGGCGAGGAGATCTCCGTCGAGGAGATCAAGGCCGCCATCCGTCGGGCCACCATCGGCGGCAAGGCCAACCCGGTCCTCACCGGCACCGCCTTCAAGAACAAGGGCATCCAGCCGATGCTGGACGCGGTCGTCGCGTACCTGCCGTCGCCGCTGGACATCCCGGCGATCGAGGGCACCGCCACCGACGGTGAGACCCCGATGCAGCGCAAGCCGGCGGTGTCCGAGCCGTTCTCCGGTCTGGCCTTCAAGATCCAGACGGACAAGCACCTCGGCAAGCTCACCTACGTGCGGATCTACTCCGGCACGCTCGAGTCCGGCTCCCAGGTGGTCAACTCCACCAAGGACCGCAAGGAGCGGATCGGCAAGATCTACCAGATGCACGCCAACAAGCGGGAGGAGCGCAGCTCCGCCCAGGCCGGCGACATCATCGCGGTGCAGGGTCTCAAGCAGACCACCACCGGTGACACCCTGTGCGACCCGGCGAACCCGGTCATCCTGGAGTCGATGACCTTCCCGGAGCCGGTCATCGAGGTCGCCATCGAGCCGAAGACCAAGGCCGACCAGGAGAAGCTCAGCACCGCCATCCAGCGGCTGGCCGAGGAGGACCCGACCTTCCGCGTCAAGCTGGACGACCAGACCGGTCAGACGGTCATCTCCGGCATGGGCGAGTTGCACCTGGACATTCTGGTCGACCGGATGCGCCGCGAGTTCAATGTCGAGGCGAACATCGGTAAGCCGCAGGTGGCGTACCGCGAGACCATCCGCCGCAAGGTGGACAAGGTCGAGTACACCCACAAGAAGCAGACCGGTGGTTCCGGCCAGTACGCCCGGGTGATCATCAGCCTGGAGCCGCTGCCGCTCGGTAACGACGCCCCGACCTACGAGTTCGCAAACGCCGTCACCGGTGGCCGTATCCCCCGGGAGTTCATCCCCTCGGTGGACGCGGGTGCCCAGGACGCCATGCAGTACGGCATCCTCGCCGGCTTCCCGCTGGTGGGCATCAAGCTCACGCTGCTGGACGGTCAGTACCACGAGGTCGACTCGTCGGAAATGGCATTCAAGATCGCCGGCTCGATGGTGATGAAGGAGGCGGCCCGCAAGGCCGACCCCGCGTTGCTTGAGCCGATGATGGCTGTTGAGGTCACCACTCCCGAGGAGAACATGGGTGACGTCATCGGCGACCTCAACTCCCGCCGCGGCATCATTCAGGCGATGGAGGAGCGCAGTGGCGCCCGCGTCGTCCGTGCTCTGGTGCCGTTGTCGGAGATGTTCGGCTACGTCGGCGACCTGCGGTCGAAGACCCAGGGCCGGGCTAGCTACAGCATGCAGTTCGACTCCTACGCCGAGGTTCCGGCCTCTGTCGCCAAGGAGATCATCGCCAAGGCGACGGGTGAGTGA
- the tuf gene encoding elongation factor Tu, producing the protein MAKAKFERTKPHVNIGTIGHIDHGKTTLTAAITKVLHDQYPDLNPYTPFDEIDKAPEEKARGITISIAHVEYQTEARHYAHVDCPGHADYIKNMITGAAQMDGAILVVAATDGPMPQTREHVLLARQVGVPYIVVALNKSDMVDDEELLELVELEVRELLSAQEYPGDDLPVVQVSALKALEGDPVWTEKLLELMSAVDTAIPQPERETEKPFLMPVEDVFTITGRGTVVTGRVERGVLLPNEDVEVVGIREKGFKTKVTAIEMFRKTLDDARAGENVGLLLRGTKREDVERGMVVVKPGSSTPHTEFEATVYILSKEEGGRHTPFFQNYRPQFYFRTTDVTGVVTLPEGTEMVMPGDNTTMTVKLIQPIAMEDNLKFAIREGGRTVGAGRVTKIIK; encoded by the coding sequence GTGGCGAAGGCGAAGTTCGAGCGGACTAAGCCGCACGTCAACATCGGCACCATTGGTCACATCGACCACGGTAAGACGACGCTGACGGCGGCCATCACCAAGGTCCTGCACGACCAGTACCCGGACCTGAACCCGTACACGCCGTTCGACGAGATCGACAAGGCGCCGGAGGAGAAGGCCCGCGGCATCACGATCTCGATCGCGCACGTCGAGTACCAGACCGAGGCGCGGCACTACGCGCACGTCGACTGCCCCGGTCACGCCGACTACATCAAGAACATGATCACCGGTGCCGCGCAGATGGACGGCGCGATCCTGGTGGTCGCGGCGACCGACGGCCCGATGCCGCAGACCCGCGAGCACGTGCTGCTGGCCCGTCAGGTCGGCGTGCCGTACATCGTCGTGGCGCTGAACAAGAGCGACATGGTCGACGACGAGGAGCTCCTGGAGCTCGTCGAGCTCGAGGTCCGCGAGCTGCTCTCGGCTCAGGAGTACCCGGGTGACGACCTGCCGGTCGTCCAGGTCTCCGCGCTGAAGGCCCTTGAGGGCGACCCGGTCTGGACCGAGAAGCTGCTTGAGCTGATGAGCGCGGTCGACACCGCGATCCCGCAGCCGGAGCGCGAGACCGAGAAGCCGTTCCTCATGCCTGTCGAGGACGTCTTCACCATCACCGGTCGGGGTACCGTGGTCACCGGTCGTGTCGAGCGCGGCGTGCTGCTCCCGAACGAGGACGTCGAGGTCGTCGGCATCCGCGAGAAGGGCTTCAAGACCAAGGTCACCGCGATCGAGATGTTCCGGAAGACCCTGGACGACGCCCGTGCAGGCGAGAACGTCGGTCTGCTGCTTCGGGGCACCAAGCGCGAGGACGTCGAGCGCGGCATGGTGGTCGTCAAGCCGGGCAGCAGCACCCCGCACACGGAGTTCGAGGCGACCGTCTACATCCTCTCCAAGGAGGAGGGTGGCCGGCACACCCCGTTCTTCCAGAACTACCGTCCGCAGTTCTACTTCCGGACCACGGACGTCACCGGTGTCGTCACCCTCCCCGAGGGCACCGAGATGGTCATGCCTGGCGACAACACCACGATGACCGTGAAGCTGATCCAGCCCATCGCGATGGAGGACAACCTCAAGTTCGCGATCCGGGAGGGTGGCCGTACGGTCGGCGCGGGTCGCGTCACCAAGATCATCAAGTGA
- the rpsJ gene encoding 30S ribosomal protein S10 — protein MAGQKIRIRLKAYDHEVVDSSARKIVETVTRTGAQVAGPVPLPTEINRFCVIRSPHKYKDSREHFEMRTHKRLIDIIDPTPKTVDSLMRLDLPAGVDIEIKL, from the coding sequence ATGGCGGGACAGAAGATCCGCATCCGGCTCAAGGCCTATGACCACGAGGTCGTCGACTCCTCGGCTCGGAAGATCGTCGAGACGGTGACGCGTACCGGGGCGCAGGTCGCTGGCCCGGTGCCGCTGCCCACGGAGATCAACCGTTTCTGCGTCATCCGCTCGCCGCACAAGTACAAGGACTCGCGCGAGCACTTCGAGATGCGTACGCACAAGCGGCTGATCGACATCATCGACCCGACCCCGAAGACGGTCGACTCGCTCATGCGCCTCGACCTGCCGGCTGGCGTCGACATCGAGATCAAGCTGTAG
- the rplC gene encoding 50S ribosomal protein L3 produces the protein MDRQVKGILGAKLGMTQVWDNNKVVPVTVVQAGPCVITQVRDADKDGYAAVQLAYGTIDPRKAKKPLRGHYAKADVAPRRHIVELRTVDAGDYSLGQEITVEEFPVGVSIDVTGKTKGKGYAGPMKRHGFHGLRASHGVERKHRSPGSIGACATPGRVFKGTRMAGRMGGVRYTVQNLTVQAVDTENNLLLVRGAIPGPKGALVLVRTAAKTKAKKGGVAK, from the coding sequence ATGGACAGGCAAGTTAAGGGGATCCTGGGCGCGAAGCTCGGTATGACCCAGGTCTGGGACAACAACAAGGTTGTCCCGGTGACCGTGGTTCAGGCCGGCCCCTGCGTCATCACCCAGGTTCGTGACGCCGACAAGGACGGTTACGCCGCGGTCCAGCTGGCGTACGGGACGATCGACCCGCGCAAGGCCAAGAAGCCGCTCCGCGGGCACTACGCCAAGGCGGACGTGGCGCCGCGCCGGCACATCGTCGAGCTGCGCACCGTCGACGCCGGCGACTACTCGCTCGGCCAGGAGATCACGGTCGAGGAGTTCCCGGTCGGCGTCTCCATCGACGTCACCGGCAAGACCAAGGGCAAGGGCTACGCCGGCCCGATGAAGCGGCACGGCTTCCACGGTCTGCGTGCCAGCCACGGTGTCGAGCGCAAGCACCGCTCGCCGGGCTCCATCGGGGCCTGCGCCACCCCGGGTCGCGTCTTCAAGGGCACCCGGATGGCGGGCCGCATGGGCGGCGTGCGCTACACCGTGCAGAACCTGACCGTCCAGGCGGTCGACACCGAGAACAACCTCCTGCTCGTCCGTGGCGCCATCCCCGGCCCCAAGGGCGCGCTGGTCCTGGTCCGCACCGCGGCCAAGACCAAGGCGAAGAAGGGCGGTGTGGCCAAGTGA
- the rplD gene encoding 50S ribosomal protein L4 — translation MTTVDVLNTEGTKSGSVELPADIFDVQANVPLMHQVVVAQLAAARQGTHKTKTRGEVAGGGKKPYKQKGTGRARQGSIRAPQFAGGGVVHGPVPRDYSQRTPKKMKAAALRGALSDRARAGQVHVVEAFVSGEKPSTKAALATLAKLTEARRVLVVLSSIDELNWVSLRNEPRVHLIEAGQLNTYDVLVADDVVFTKEALDEFLGLPTAVGQAAGSAETTEEGGK, via the coding sequence GTGACCACCGTTGACGTCCTGAACACCGAAGGCACCAAGAGCGGCTCGGTCGAGCTGCCCGCCGACATCTTCGACGTACAGGCCAACGTCCCGCTGATGCACCAGGTCGTGGTGGCGCAGCTGGCGGCGGCCAGGCAGGGCACCCACAAGACCAAGACCCGCGGTGAGGTCGCCGGTGGCGGCAAGAAGCCGTACAAGCAGAAGGGCACCGGTCGGGCCCGGCAGGGTTCGATCCGTGCGCCGCAGTTCGCCGGCGGTGGCGTGGTGCACGGCCCGGTGCCGCGCGACTACAGCCAGCGCACCCCCAAGAAGATGAAGGCCGCCGCGCTGCGTGGCGCCCTCTCCGACCGCGCGCGCGCCGGGCAGGTGCACGTCGTCGAGGCGTTCGTCTCGGGCGAGAAGCCGTCGACCAAGGCCGCGCTGGCCACGCTCGCCAAGCTGACCGAGGCCCGTCGGGTGCTGGTCGTGCTGAGCAGCATCGACGAGCTGAACTGGGTGTCGCTGCGCAACGAGCCGCGGGTGCACCTGATCGAGGCCGGCCAGCTCAACACGTACGACGTGCTGGTGGCCGACGACGTGGTCTTCACCAAGGAGGCCCTGGACGAGTTCCTGGGGCTGCCGACGGCAGTCGGCCAGGCGGCCGGGTCCGCCGAGACCACCGAGGAGGGTGGCAAGTGA
- the rplW gene encoding 50S ribosomal protein L23: MSTIADPRDIIVAPVVSEKSYSELNRNWYTFLVHPDANKTAIKIAIEQIFNVRVLTVNTLNREGKRKRTRTGFGKRKDTKRAMVKLAEGDRIEAFGGPVS, from the coding sequence GTGAGCACGATCGCCGACCCGCGCGACATCATCGTGGCGCCGGTCGTCTCGGAGAAGAGCTACAGCGAGCTGAACCGCAACTGGTACACCTTCCTGGTGCACCCGGACGCGAACAAGACCGCGATCAAGATCGCCATCGAGCAGATCTTCAACGTCCGCGTCCTGACGGTCAACACGCTCAACCGCGAGGGCAAGCGCAAGCGGACCCGTACCGGGTTCGGCAAGCGCAAGGACACCAAGCGGGCGATGGTGAAGCTGGCTGAGGGAGACCGCATCGAGGCCTTCGGCGGCCCGGTCAGCTGA
- the rplB gene encoding 50S ribosomal protein L2 has product MAIRKYKPTTPGRRGSSVADFAEITRSTPEKSLLAPLPKKGGRNAHGRITARHQGGGHKRQYRLIDFKRVDKDGVPAKVAHIEYDPNRTARIALLHYADGEKRYILAPKDLKQGDAVESGPGADIKPGNNLPLRNIPVGTTIHNVELRPGGGAKLARSAGVGIQLLGREGAYATLRMPSGEIRRVDVRCRASVGEIGNADQSNINWGKAGRMRWKGKRPTVRGVAMNPVDHPHGGGEGKTSGGRHPVNPQGKPEGRTRRKGQPSDRLIVRRRYATRKRG; this is encoded by the coding sequence ATGGCTATCCGTAAGTACAAGCCGACGACGCCGGGCCGGCGTGGCTCGAGCGTCGCCGACTTCGCCGAGATCACCCGATCGACGCCCGAGAAGTCGCTGCTGGCCCCGCTGCCGAAGAAGGGCGGCCGGAACGCCCACGGGCGGATCACCGCCCGGCACCAGGGTGGCGGCCACAAGCGCCAGTACCGGCTGATCGACTTCAAGCGGGTCGACAAGGACGGCGTGCCGGCCAAGGTCGCGCACATCGAGTACGACCCGAACCGCACCGCGCGGATCGCGCTGCTGCACTACGCCGACGGCGAGAAGCGGTACATCCTCGCGCCGAAGGACCTCAAGCAGGGCGACGCGGTGGAGTCGGGTCCGGGCGCGGACATCAAGCCCGGCAACAACCTCCCGCTGCGCAACATCCCGGTCGGTACCACGATCCACAACGTGGAGCTGCGTCCGGGTGGCGGCGCCAAGCTGGCCCGCTCGGCCGGCGTCGGCATCCAGCTGCTCGGCCGGGAGGGCGCGTACGCGACCCTGCGTATGCCGTCGGGTGAGATCCGTCGTGTCGACGTGCGCTGCCGCGCCAGCGTCGGCGAGATCGGCAACGCCGACCAGTCAAACATCAACTGGGGCAAGGCCGGCCGGATGCGGTGGAAGGGCAAGCGCCCGACCGTCCGTGGTGTGGCCATGAACCCGGTCGACCACCCGCACGGTGGTGGCGAGGGCAAGACCTCCGGTGGTCGCCACCCGGTCAACCCGCAGGGTAAGCCCGAGGGCCGCACCCGTCGTAAGGGCCAGCCGAGTGACCGGCTGATCGTCCG